One Euphorbia lathyris chromosome 1, ddEupLath1.1, whole genome shotgun sequence DNA segment encodes these proteins:
- the LOC136227451 gene encoding calcium-dependent mitochondrial ATP-magnesium/phosphate carrier protein 2-like: MSGAGHAVDHRVGLPDVETNPNRSGCSNPVKQSGPISMDHVLLALRETKEERDVRIRSLFNFFDAANVGYLDYAQIEAGLSALQIPAEYKYAKDLLKVCDADRDGRVNYVEFRRYMDDKELELYRIFQAIDVEHNGCILPEELWDALVKAGIEIDDEELAHFVEHVDKDNNGIITFEEWRDFLLLYPHEATIENIYHHWEKVCLVDIGEAAVIPQGISKHVHRSKYFIAGGIAGAASRTATAPLDRLKVILQVQTTSARIVPAVKKILKQDGFLGFFRGNGLNVVKVAPESAIKFYAYELFKNIIGDFRGEKNGSLPVERLFAGGMAGAVAQTAIYPLDLVKTRLQTFPCEGGNVPKVGALTRDIWVHEGPRAFYKGLVPSLLGIVPYAGIDLAAYETLKDMSKVYIIQDGDPGPLVQLGCGMVSGALGATCVYPLQVIRTRLQAQNSKEAGAYKGMKDVFWRTLEKEGCRGFYKGLFPNLLKVVPAASITYLVYEAMKKSLDL; this comes from the exons ATGTCCGGAGCGGGTCACGCCGTGGACCACCGTGTAGGGTTGCCGGATGTGGAGACGAACCCAAACCGCTCCGGTTGTTCCAACCCGGTTAAGCAGTCTGGTCCGATATCCATGGATCATGTGTTATTGGCATTGCGAGAGACGAAAGAAGAGAGGGATGTCAGGATTCGGAGTCTTTTTAATTTCTTCGACGCCGCGAATGTTGGATACTTGGATTATGCGCAGATCGAGGCGGGTTTATCGGCGTTGCAGATTCCGGCGGAGTATAAGTACGCCAAGGATTTGTTGAAGGTTTGTGATGCGGATAGGGATGGAAGGGTAAATTATGTGGAGTTTAGGAGGTATATGGATGATAAAGAGCTGGAGCTGTACCGGATATTTCAGGCAATTGATGTCGAACACAATGGTTGCATTTTGCCTGAGGAGCTGTGGGATGCACTTGTCAAGGCTG GGATTGAAATTGATGATGAGGAGCTTGCCCATTTTGTGGAGCATGTTGACAAGGATAACAATGGGATTATAACGTTTGAGGAATGGAGAGATTTTCTTTTGCTATATCCACATGAAGCAACTATTGAGAACATATATCATCATTGGGAAAAAGTATGCCTTGTAGATATTGGAGAGGCAGCCGTTATTCCTCAAGGCATTAGTAAGCATGTCCATAGAAGTAAATATTTTATTGCAGGGGGAATAGCTGGAGCTGCTTCTCGTACTGCGACTGCTCCTCTTGACCGCTTGAAGGTTATTTTGCAAGTTCAGACAACAAGTGCACGCATTGTTCCCGCTGTTAAGAAGATATTGAAACAAGATGGTTTCCTGGGCTTCTTCCGCGGCAATGGATTAAATGTTGTGAAGGTAGCACCTGAAAGTGCTATCAAGTTTTATGCGTATGAATTATTCAAGAATATCATTGGAGATTTTAGAGGAGAAAAAAATGGTTCTCTTCCTGTTGAGAGGCTTTTTGCTGGTGGCATGGCTGGTGCAGTGGCACAAACTGCTATATATCCTTTAGATCTTGTGAAAACTCGATTACAAACTTTCCCATGTGAAGGCGGAAATGTTCCAAAGGTGGGTGCTCTAACGAGGGATATATGGGTTCATGAGGGACCACGGGCCTTTTATAAAGGTCTTGTGCCATCTCTTCTTGGGATTGTCCCTTATGCAGGTATTGATCTGGCTGCTTACGAGACGTTAAAAGACATGTCAAAGGTGTATATTATCCAAGATGGTG ACCCGGGCCCTCTTGTGCAATTGGGTTGTGGGATGGTATCAGGAGCTCTTGGAGCAACATGTGTTTACCCCTTGCAGGTTATCAGAACCAG ATTGCAAGCTCAGAATTCCAAGGAAGCTGGTGCTTACAAGGGCATGAAAGACGTATTCTGGAGAACACTTGAGAAAGAAGGTTGTAGAGGTTTTTACAAAGGACTATTCCCAAACCTTCTTAAGGTTGTGCCTGCTGCGAGCATAACATATTTGGTTTATGAGGCCATGAAAAAGAGTCTAGATCTTTGA
- the LOC136227455 gene encoding uncharacterized protein: MFAGKMAISSLNSLLSVGILLLAFNVSYSYSSGDELKIKTATFLSPKFELGPGSVENRYYYNIKFPRGHIALKSFNGEVIDEAGNSIPLHETYLHHWVVGRYYQRSNASNPRSDHIFARNSGICQGGSLGQYFGLGSETRKTATYVPDPYGIEIGNPNEIPEGFEEKWLLNIHAIDTRGVEDRLGCTECKCDLYNITVDEYGDPLRPDYKGGLFCCYDHTQCKVRKGFQGARRSLYLRYTVKWVDWESSIIPVKIYILDVTDDGKRFNDSVGVHAHYGCRVEYDVQPCKANGVATDDCIDAKRTSVVMPNGGYVIYGAAHQHTGGIGSTLYGQDGRVICTSVPTYGEGKEAGNEAGYIVGMSTCYPNPGSVKIADGEKLTLESNYSKSTRTHTGVMGLFYLLVADHLPNPIQISHTDHVHMLVEKKASSYSWAVAVGILGVAIIITVAVGSYLKKRVEDGYEPILIN, translated from the exons ATGTTTGCTG GAAAAATGGCGATTTCTTCTCTAAACAGCTTACTTTCAGTAGGAATACTGCTTCTTGCATTCAACGTATCATATTCATATTCATCaggggatgaactcaagatAAAAACTGCTACTTTCCTATCCCCAAAATTTGAACTTGGACCAGGATCAGTGGAGAACAGATATTACTACAATATCAAATTCCCAAGAGGTCATATTGCGCTGAAAAGCTTCAACGGCGAAGTAATCGATGAGGCTGGAAACTCTATACCACTCCACGAAACTTATCTTCACCACTGGGTAGTCGGAAGATATTATCAGCGGAGCAATGCCTCGAATCCCCGATCAGATCATATTTTTGCAAGAAACAGCGGAATCTGCCAAGGTGGATCTCTAGGGCAGTATTTTGGGCTTGGATCAGAAACAAGAAAAACAGCTACTTATGTTCCTGATCCTTATGGAATTGAAATTGGTAATCCTAATGAAATCCCTGAAGGATTTGAAGAGAAATGGTTGCTTAATATCCATGCTATTGACACCAGGGGCGTTGAAGATAGGCTTGGATGCACAGAATGTAAATGTGATTTATACAATATCACTGTTGATGAATATGGTGATCCTTTAAGGCCTGATTACAAAGGAGGTTTATTTTGCTGCTATGATCATACACAATGCAAGGTGAGAAAGGGTTTTCAGGGTGCCAGGAGGAGCCTTTACCTGCGGTATACGGTGAAATGGGTGGATTGGGAGAGTTCAATTATCCCTGTTAAGATTTATATTCTTGATGTTACTGATGATGGGAAAAGGTTCAATGATTCTGTTGGAGTTCATGCTCACTATGGCTGCAGG GTTGAGTATGATGTTCAGCCTTGCAAAGCTAATGGTGTGGCTACTGATGATTGCATTGATGCCAAAAGAACAAGCGTTGTCATGCCAAATGGTGGCTATGTTATCTATGGCGCGGCGCACCAGCATACGGGAGGAATTGGTTCCACTCTTTATGGACAG GATGGACGTGTCATATGTACATCGGTACCTACTTACGGGGAAGGAAAAGAGGCAGGAAATGAAGCTGGTTACATAGTAGGAATGTCAACCTGTTATCCAAATCCAGGATCAGTGAAGATTGCAGATGGGGAAAAATTAACTCTGGAATCCAATTATAGCAAAAGTACTCGAACACACACTGGGGTTATGGGACTCTTTTATCTTTTAGTTGCAGACCATTTGCCAAATCCTATTCAAATTTCACATACTGATCATGTTCAT ATGCTGGTTGAAAAGAAAGCATCCTCTTATTCATGGGCAGTGGCTGTAGGCATTTTGGGAGTAGCAATAATTATTACAGTGGCCGTAGGATCCTATTTAAAGAAGAGGGTCGAAGATGGTTATGAACCAATTTTGATTAATTGA